AAGAAAAATCCTTCTTTCCTCTGGCATCGAAGACAACCGCATAGAGTCTGTCTTTGAGACCTCCTCTGCCCTTGTCCAAAAGGCATTAAGGAGAGGCAATGCCTAAGGCTATTAAGAAAAAGATAGAGCCTATAAAGAAAAAAGAGGACATACAAACGGTTCTCACAAAGGCAAGGGCATTTTTTACCATGGAGAAAAAATACAGGCTGATTGCCTTTTCGGTTGTTTCTCTTATAGTCCTTGTCCTTGTAGGTTTCCTCTATCTAAGGAATAAGGAGAGAAATGCAGAGGAGCTTTTCTACGAAGGGTATAAGCTTTACTATGGGCTTTATCAGAGACAACCTCAGTCTCAGGTAGAAAGACTCTCAAAGGCATTAGATAGCTTTAAGTCTGCTTATAAGGCAAAAGGCTCTGCCCTATCCCTTTATTACATAGCAAACTGCTATTACGGCCTCCAAAAATATGACGATGCCATTTCATCCCTAAGGGAGCTGAACCAGAGATTCCCTGATGACGAAAGGTTTGTGCCACTGACTTATTATAAGATGTCAATGGCAAGCTTAAAGAAAGGCAATAAGGAAGAGGCATTGAAATATTTAGAGATACTCTATAACTACAAAGGCATTGCCTATGACGACATTGCACTCATGGAGTCAGCAAATATCCTCGATGAGATGGGCAAGACTAAAGAGGCAAAGGAAAAATACGAGCAGGTCATCAAGGATTTCTCATGGTCTCCTTTATCCGAGCAAGCAAAGGCAAGGCTGAAAAAGGGTTAGTGCATTACCTGCCTGATGGCATATAGATTATCCGTCCAATCCTCAAACGGGAGCTTTTCTTAATGCCGCGGTTAAGATAAAGGATTGTGTTTATGGACACGCCTGTCTTTTTAGAGATTCCCGAAAGCGTGTCGCCCCTTTTTATTTTATAGATAGCAACCAGACACCTTTTGGATTTTTGCACATCCATGCAGTCTTTAAGAAATGCCTCTTTCGTTCCAACAGGGATTCTTAAGGTATATTCCTTTGCATCAGGAGGCGTGCAGTCTCTTACGAGTTCTGGATTAAGCTCATCCAACTCATCCAGAGATGTGTTTGTGCATCTTGCAACATCCAAAAGCTCCAAGGCGCCTCTGACAGTGACCTCCTCATAAATAAAAGGCTCCTCGTAGCTTACATCTTCGAACCCATATTCTTCGGGGTTTTCCGCAATGGTTTTTGCCGCAATAAACTTTGGCACATAGTGTTTTGTCTCGGGCTTTATGTATTTTGTTGGAAGGAGCATCCAGTAATCGTCCGCATTTGTTCTTCTGAGCGCTCTTTGGATTTTTCCCTCGCCTGCATTGTATGCGGCCATGGCAAGACTCCATGAGCCGAACCTTTCGTAGAGGTCGCTCAGGTAGTCTGCGGCTGCCTCTGTAGATTTCACAGGGTCTCTTCTTTCGTCCACCCACCAGTTTATCTTAAGCCCATAGAGTCTTGCAGTGGACTCTATGAACTGCCATGGCCCAACTGCCTTCATTCTGGATTTTGCACGCAGGTTAAAACCACTCTCTACAAGTGGAAGAAAGGCAAGTTCCTCAGGCATGTCTTTTCCCTTGAGAATCTCGCGCATCAAACCTATATATCTGCCTGACCTCTGAAGATATAAATGAAATCTCTGTTTTATGGTCTCTGAAAAATGTGTTAGCTCCCTCTGCACTACCTCAAGCTCAAGTGCGTTTAGACCATAAGAGACGAGATTTAAAGGGTCAACGATGTCTGCCTGGACCTGCTCTGTGGTCTCAACGGACTCAGCTACGACCTCAACAGAGATCTGCTCCTCTGAAAAAGAAACCGAGTAAGAGGAAATTATATAAATGGCTAAGATGAAGATTATAAAAAAAAGCCTTCTTTGAAAGTTCAAATTCAACCTCCCTAACCTAAAGTTTTTTCATTATTTGTGCCATCTCTATTGCAGTGAGTGCAGAATCCCAGCCCTTATTTCCGCTTTTTGTGCCTGCCCTTTCAACTGCCTGCTCTATGGTGTCAGATGTTATGATTCCAAATGCAATTGGCACACCAGTCTCTATCGAGGCAGAGGCAATGCCCTTTGAGACCTCCGAGGCAATGTATTCAAAATGAGGTGTGGCACCCCTTATCACAGTGCCAAGACAGATGATGGAGTTATAACTGCCTTTTTCAGCCATCTTCTTTGCTATAAGCGGTATCTCAAACGACCCTGGCACCTTGACAACATCTATGTCTTCTTCCTTTGCACCATGCCTCAAAAGGGCATCTACTGCTCCATCGAGGAGTTTAGAAGTGATGAACTCATTGAACCTGCTTACAACTATTCCAAACCTAAGGCCCTTTGCAATCAGCTCACCCTGTAGTGTCTTCATAAGACCTCCATGTTTTAATAGCACTTAAATTTTATACGATTTCATTTTAAAAAACAAGAAAAATCTGAGATTGTTTTATCAGCCTATCTTTTCCTATCCCTTCCTCTCAAAGAACCTTGCACCTAAAAGCACAAATGCGGTGGATAAAAAGGCTATGACCGAAATATCGGCAATAAGAGGGAAATCAGGTCCCATAGGGCCTGTCTCAAGAGGGCTCACTATATGCTTCAGTGCATCTATGCCATAGGTAAGAGGGTTGACCATTGCCACAAGCCTTAAAACCTCTGGCAGAAGCTTTATAGGATACATTGCTCCTGAAAGGAAAAACATAGGCATTACTATGAAGTTCATTATAACGCTAAAACTCTCATAGGACTCATAAAAAGTAGCAAGCACGATTCCAAATGCCGAGATGCAAAAAGAAACCATCACACATATAAGAGCCACCTCTACGACCTCGAATATCCCAAGCCTTAAGCCGATAAGGGGGAAAAATAAAAGTATGATTAATGCCTGAATGGATGAGACAATCGTTCCAGATAATGCCTTGCCCAAGACTATCGAGAGTCTTGAGATTGGTGCTACTAAAATCTCCTTCATGAAACCAAATTCCTTGTCCCATATGATTGATATGGAGGAGAATATAGAGGCAAAAAGCATTGTCATGCCCAGGATTCCAGGAAACATGAACTGGGTGTAAGAGACACCCTCGACTGGTCTTACAAGCCTGCTTAAGCCTGCTCCAACGAGGAAAAGCCACACAAGGGGTCTTGCCAATGTCGAGATGAGCCTGCTTCTTTCCCTTATGAATTTCTTGAATTCCCTTGCAACTATCACATAGACTGCATTAAATTTCATATCTCAGTGCCTTCTCCTATATGCCCTTACCTCTTCCTTTATAGTGCTTGCCTCTGTTACCTCCTCCTCCCTTATTGCCCTTCCTGTGAGCTTAAGGAAAACATCATTCAGCGTTGGCCTTTCGAGCCTGACCGAAATAACCATATCCGAAAGCCCCCTTATAAGCTCAGGGATGCAGGAATCTCCTCTAAGCGTTGTGATATAAAGCTCTCCGCCTTTTATCGCTGCATCGAGGTCAAATAGCCTTTTAATCTCTTCCTTAGCCTTCTCGTTATCGGTTGTCCTTAGATATATAACATCTCCTGAGACCATTTTTTTTAGCTCATCAGGCGAGCCACTTGCAATGATTTTCCCGTTGTCGATTATTGCGATTCTCCGACAGACCTCTGCCTCCTCCATGTAATGGGTTGTCATGAATACAGTAACATTATGTTTCATTGGAAGCTCAACTATATACTCCCAGAGATTAGCCCTGCTTTGAGGGTCTAAGCCCAGTGTTGGCTCATCGAGGAATAAGACCTTTGGCTTGTGTATAAGGCTTCTGGCAACCTCGAGCCTTCTTTTCATACCACCTGAGTATTTCTTAACGAGGTCGTCTTTTCTATCGTAAAGCCCGACAAAACTTAATGCATCGTAAACCCTTCCTTTAATCTCGGTTTTTTTTACATCATAAAGATACGCATGAAAAGAAAGGTTCTCATAAGCAGTGAGGTCTTTATCCAGCGTTGTGTCCTGAAACACGATGCCTATGGATTTTCTAACCTCTGCAGGCTCTTTCATACAGTCATGACCATTTATGGATGCCCTGCCCAAGGTAGGCGAAAGGAGTGTGCAAAGGACATTTATAGTAGTTGTTTTACCTGCTCCATTTGGTCCAAGAAAACCAAATATTGTGCCCTCTTCTACATCAAAGGATATATCGTTTACCGCAGTGATATTTCCGAATTTTTTGGTAAGCCTTTCTACGCTGATGATTGCCATTAGCTCCTATTTATCGGGGGTTATAGAGACTTTATTGTCCGGGCTTGCAACTGGCTGTCCATAATAAAAACTATACCTGCGGAGGACTTTAACCTTTGGAATCACTGCCCTATTAAGTTCATAGGCATCAGGCAAAAGTAGGTTTATTGCTGCCTCCTTTATCCTTATCCTTCCATTTTTTGAAAGCAGGTATCTGCCCCATTTATTATTTAGATTTTCAGGGGACACCTGAGTTATCTCAGCTACATAATATACATTATCATAGTCAAAAGACATTATTAAGTCTCCATAGAACTGGTCAAGACACTTGCCAACATATCCGCCTCCAAGAAGAACCGTCTTTATCTCAAGCTCCTTGAGAAATTCCATAAGCATTCCCATATCATCCTTTGATATACGACCCGCCTCATACGACACGGATTCCAGATAAATCACCGATTCCGACATGTTCGTTATCTCGTTTATATACCTTGAATATTCATCCCTGCCCTCTACATATCCGTAAGAGAGATGCTCCCTATATCCGCCGGGTATGATTAAAAGGATTAGCCTTTTCTCTGTTGAGAAAAGCTCAAGAAAATCCCTGAGCATCCTTTCCTGCTCCTTGAGTATTTCGAGGCTCATGTCATAGATGGTAAACCTGTCATAAAACCTTTCGACGATGTTTTTCTCTGGATATGACTTTTTATCCCAGAAAGAGGAGAGTTTCATATCCGTGTGAAAAAATGTATAGAAGGCAGGATGAACGATAATATAAATTCCACTGCCATTAAGGAATCTCTTATAAGATTTATACTCTTCCTTTGGTATGTCATTGAGCCTTTTTATCTTGAGAGAGTCATATGCCTCCTTAAGCCATTCAGGGGACTTCTCGATGGTCTTATTCCTTCTGTTAATCTCTGCTACTACCTGGCTGACCCTCAGGACCTCCTTTTTATTTTTTACAAACTTTGGGTTCAGGGAAATCCACAGGTCATCCATACGCTTTTGAGCGCACCCCAATGACAAAGCCATAGCGGCTGTCAAACACATATTTATAAATCTCGGATTTAAAATTTTAAATCTCACCTATTACCTCGAATAACTTCAGTCTGTAAGAATCCTGAGAATCTCCCTGTATCGCTCTCTTGTCTTTTCGATTATATGTTCTGGAAGAGGAGGACCTGGAGGCATCTGGTTCCAGTCGAGGGTAAGAAGATAATCCCTTATAATCTGCTTGTCAAAACTGTCCTGCCCCCTGCCTATCCGATAATCCTTCATCGACCAAAACCTCGATGAATCAGGCGTAAGAAGCTCGTCAATAAGTATGACTTTTCCATCGATGGTGCCAAACTCCATTTTTGTGTCGGCAATTATTATACCTTTTTGTTCTGCTATATCGCATGCCCTTTTATATACCCTGCGGCTTATGTCCATCAGGGTTTCTGCTATGTCAGTGCCAACGATTTCCTTTGTTTTCTCAAATGATATATTTATATCATGCCCCTCCTCTGCCTTTGTGCTTGGAGTAAAAAGAGACATTGGAAGCCTCGAGGACTCAAGAAGCCCTTGAGGAAGTTTTATTCCGCATAGAGTTCCATCGGACTTATAGGACCTCCAGCCCGAACCCGAAAGATAGCCCCTTACAATGCACTCGATAGGTATGACCTTTGCCTTTTTGACGAGGAGGCTTCTGCCTTCGAGCATATGCCTGTATTTATGAAGCTCCTCTGGAAACTCGGAAATCTCGGTAGAGACAATATGGTTTTGGGCAATGTCTTCCATCTGTCTAAACCAGAAGACCGATATTGCGGTAAGAACCCTTCCTTTGTCAGGGATTCCATTTGGCAAAACCACATCGAATGCAGAGACCCTGTCTGTGACAACAAGGAGGAGGTTTTCTCCGAGGTCGTAGATGTCCCTTACCTTTCCTCTCCGTGGCTCACCGATGTCAGGCATCTCTGTCTTAAGGATGACTTCAGACATAATGTTCTATTATAACAAAAGGCAATAAGCAATCAGGCTTAAAATGTATGTCCTATGCTGAAATGAATCTCGGAAGTGCTCTCTCCTGGCTCTCTATCAATCTTATATCCATAGTCTAATCTTAGTGGTCCAACAGGCGTAATGTATCTCAAGCCAATGCCTGTTGTGTATTTGAGCTTGTCTAACTGCACATCATCCAGTTCGGGCCACACGTTTCCTGCGTCGAGGAAACCCACGAAGCTCCAGCCTCTTCCAACATACGCCCTGAGTTCGAGGTTTCCTAATGTAAAGGCACTGCCTCCTGTTGGAGTGCCAACTGTGCTTTTTGGTCCCAGGTCATCCTGAGCGTATCCCCTTACAGTGCTTCTTCCACCTAAAAAGAATCTTTCTATGAGAGGAAGCTCCTTTGTCCTTCCAAAGCCCTTTGCAGTTCCACCCTTTAGAGACACTGCCGATACAAGCCATTTTGTCAGCCTCTTATAGGTGCTTACATGCACAATCAGCTTTACAAAGTCGGTCTCGGAAAACAGAAACTCCGAAGATGCTATCTTCAGGGACACGCCTGCAAACATGCCTCTTCTTGGGTCAAAGGCATTGTCCCTTGTGTCGTAAACCACACCTGGCATTATACTGCTTATAGATAAAGTGCCTGTGTCTTCTTTTGTGAGGATTACATCAGGCAGGACATCGAATGTCTTGGCTATGGAAAACTCATAGAATATATCAGCCTTTGCCCATCTGCCAATTCTCTTTTCGGTGCCTACGCTTACTGCATGCCTTTTGATTCTGTATCGGGTCTGTCCTGTATCTATATTTTTTTCCTTTTTTTGTTCCGTGAGAAACAATGCCCTCAGGGGAATTCGCCTGCCTAAAAACCATGGCTCATAATAATTCAGTATATGTCTGCTTTCGAGTGTGCTGAGTTCGGCCCTCAAGCTGACCTGTCTGTTCATTCCAAAAAGGTTCCTGTAGCTTATATCCACAAACCCTCTGTACCTTTCGTATTCTCCGTATCCCAGACCAAACTCCACTGCGCCTGCCTTGCCTTCTTGGACCTTTATGGCAATATCAGCCTTGTCTCCATATCTGTCCTGCACCTCTATCTTGGCATCGGTAAAGATTCCAAGCCTGTAAAGTCTCTGCCTCGATGTTCCAAACTGAGAGAAATTAAGGGGCATGCCCTCGCTATAATCCAGCTCCCTTCTTATCACCACTGTTTTGCTCCTACGGTTACCTTGAATTATGGTTTTCCCAATGAATACCTTACTGCCCTCTTCTATAGAGAATACGACCTCTGCGGTATTTTCAACAATGTTTCTTTGTATCTCGACCTTTGCATCGACAAAGCCTTCTTTGCCGTAGAGGTCTATAATCCTGAGCCTTGCATCTGCTATGTCAATCTCATTGTAAGGATCCCCCTCGCTTATAGGAATGACATCTTCAAGCTCAGCCTCCGAGAAATGTTTCACACCCATCAGTCTGACAGAAGAAACCGTGACCCTGCTACCTTCGGTTATTTTTATATTAATGCTTGCAGAAGAATCCCTGATATCTACCTCAGGCTCTGCGACTTCTACATTTAGATACCCCAATGCCATATAGAACTCCTTGATTACAGCAATATCTGTTTCGAGGGCATTGGGGTTGAATAATCCTTTTTCTTTTAAGGTCATAATCTCTTTTAGCCTCTCTTTCGCGATGCTTACTGCCTCAAATCTTATCGAGCCAACCTTAACCTTTCTGCCCTCGAAAATGAAAAGATTAAGGCTTATCTCATCGTCATATCTGCTTATAACCGGTGCAACTTTTGCAAAAGGATAGCCATTTTCGTGGTAAAGCGAAAGTGTCTTTGAGACAGCCTCTTCTACAAGCTCATCCCTGAAATCTCCTGTCTCGAAAAACGGAAGGACAGCCTGAATCGCCCTCGCCTTTACTTTCTCGTTGCCCTGAATATTAACCATGAGCCTTTTGCCTCTGAGGATTGTTAGATGAAGCGTGGTATCTTCAAAGGAATACTCAACCACAGGGTCAAGATAGCCTGATTTCCTGAGACGCAGACTCAGTGCTTCGATATCGGTCTTTAGCTTAAATTGGTCATATACATCGCCTTCTTTCAGCTCCATTAAAGACCGCATTTTTTTTTGTTCTTTTTCATTTTTTGGCATGTCT
This region of Nitrospirota bacterium genomic DNA includes:
- a CDS encoding tetratricopeptide repeat protein, whose protein sequence is MPKAIKKKIEPIKKKEDIQTVLTKARAFFTMEKKYRLIAFSVVSLIVLVLVGFLYLRNKERNAEELFYEGYKLYYGLYQRQPQSQVERLSKALDSFKSAYKAKGSALSLYYIANCYYGLQKYDDAISSLRELNQRFPDDERFVPLTYYKMSMASLKKGNKEEALKYLEILYNYKGIAYDDIALMESANILDEMGKTKEAKEKYEQVIKDFSWSPLSEQAKARLKKG
- a CDS encoding transglycosylase SLT domain-containing protein, with the protein product MNFQRRLFFIIFILAIYIISSYSVSFSEEQISVEVVAESVETTEQVQADIVDPLNLVSYGLNALELEVVQRELTHFSETIKQRFHLYLQRSGRYIGLMREILKGKDMPEELAFLPLVESGFNLRAKSRMKAVGPWQFIESTARLYGLKINWWVDERRDPVKSTEAAADYLSDLYERFGSWSLAMAAYNAGEGKIQRALRRTNADDYWMLLPTKYIKPETKHYVPKFIAAKTIAENPEEYGFEDVSYEEPFIYEEVTVRGALELLDVARCTNTSLDELDELNPELVRDCTPPDAKEYTLRIPVGTKEAFLKDCMDVQKSKRCLVAIYKIKRGDTLSGISKKTGVSINTILYLNRGIKKSSRLRIGRIIYMPSGR
- a CDS encoding 6,7-dimethyl-8-ribityllumazine synthase, with translation MKTLQGELIAKGLRFGIVVSRFNEFITSKLLDGAVDALLRHGAKEEDIDVVKVPGSFEIPLIAKKMAEKGSYNSIICLGTVIRGATPHFEYIASEVSKGIASASIETGVPIAFGIITSDTIEQAVERAGTKSGNKGWDSALTAIEMAQIMKKL
- a CDS encoding ABC transporter permease, coding for MKFNAVYVIVAREFKKFIRERSRLISTLARPLVWLFLVGAGLSRLVRPVEGVSYTQFMFPGILGMTMLFASIFSSISIIWDKEFGFMKEILVAPISRLSIVLGKALSGTIVSSIQALIILLFFPLIGLRLGIFEVVEVALICVMVSFCISAFGIVLATFYESYESFSVIMNFIVMPMFFLSGAMYPIKLLPEVLRLVAMVNPLTYGIDALKHIVSPLETGPMGPDFPLIADISVIAFLSTAFVLLGARFFERKG
- a CDS encoding ABC transporter ATP-binding protein — protein: MAIISVERLTKKFGNITAVNDISFDVEEGTIFGFLGPNGAGKTTTINVLCTLLSPTLGRASINGHDCMKEPAEVRKSIGIVFQDTTLDKDLTAYENLSFHAYLYDVKKTEIKGRVYDALSFVGLYDRKDDLVKKYSGGMKRRLEVARSLIHKPKVLFLDEPTLGLDPQSRANLWEYIVELPMKHNVTVFMTTHYMEEAEVCRRIAIIDNGKIIASGSPDELKKMVSGDVIYLRTTDNEKAKEEIKRLFDLDAAIKGGELYITTLRGDSCIPELIRGLSDMVISVRLERPTLNDVFLKLTGRAIREEEVTEASTIKEEVRAYRRRH
- a CDS encoding phosphoribosylaminoimidazolesuccinocarboxamide synthase, with protein sequence MSEVILKTEMPDIGEPRRGKVRDIYDLGENLLLVVTDRVSAFDVVLPNGIPDKGRVLTAISVFWFRQMEDIAQNHIVSTEISEFPEELHKYRHMLEGRSLLVKKAKVIPIECIVRGYLSGSGWRSYKSDGTLCGIKLPQGLLESSRLPMSLFTPSTKAEEGHDINISFEKTKEIVGTDIAETLMDISRRVYKRACDIAEQKGIIIADTKMEFGTIDGKVILIDELLTPDSSRFWSMKDYRIGRGQDSFDKQIIRDYLLTLDWNQMPPGPPLPEHIIEKTRERYREILRILTD
- the bamA gene encoding outer membrane protein assembly factor BamA encodes the protein MTKIALSLLLSVSALLLSAKNLLAETQTPIRQIEVEGIYSIEKEEIVYLLDLKEGEVIDPERLERGIKRAFLKGIFEDILIELSSEGVLRVKVKERDFIEGIKVRGNSYLKDKFIKKHFLLKEEMPMRYDMVEEAQKRLKALYAFSGFPNVEVLLEIKRAKPNSINLVLSIKEGTPIRIKKIVISDMPKNEKEQKKMRSLMELKEGDVYDQFKLKTDIEALSLRLRKSGYLDPVVEYSFEDTTLHLTILRGKRLMVNIQGNEKVKARAIQAVLPFFETGDFRDELVEEAVSKTLSLYHENGYPFAKVAPVISRYDDEISLNLFIFEGRKVKVGSIRFEAVSIAKERLKEIMTLKEKGLFNPNALETDIAVIKEFYMALGYLNVEVAEPEVDIRDSSASINIKITEGSRVTVSSVRLMGVKHFSEAELEDVIPISEGDPYNEIDIADARLRIIDLYGKEGFVDAKVEIQRNIVENTAEVVFSIEEGSKVFIGKTIIQGNRRSKTVVIRRELDYSEGMPLNFSQFGTSRQRLYRLGIFTDAKIEVQDRYGDKADIAIKVQEGKAGAVEFGLGYGEYERYRGFVDISYRNLFGMNRQVSLRAELSTLESRHILNYYEPWFLGRRIPLRALFLTEQKKEKNIDTGQTRYRIKRHAVSVGTEKRIGRWAKADIFYEFSIAKTFDVLPDVILTKEDTGTLSISSIMPGVVYDTRDNAFDPRRGMFAGVSLKIASSEFLFSETDFVKLIVHVSTYKRLTKWLVSAVSLKGGTAKGFGRTKELPLIERFFLGGRSTVRGYAQDDLGPKSTVGTPTGGSAFTLGNLELRAYVGRGWSFVGFLDAGNVWPELDDVQLDKLKYTTGIGLRYITPVGPLRLDYGYKIDREPGESTSEIHFSIGHTF